One stretch of Cololabis saira isolate AMF1-May2022 chromosome 15, fColSai1.1, whole genome shotgun sequence DNA includes these proteins:
- the smim12 gene encoding small integral membrane protein 12, with amino-acid sequence MWPMVWVAMRTYAPYVTFPAAFVIGAVGYHLEWFIRGTPNTRDEERSIFELREERKLQEQVGKDSTQVISLKDKLEFTPKAALNRNRPEKSIGVAD; translated from the coding sequence ATGTGGCCTATGGTGTGGGTTGCGATGCGGACCTATGCGCCTTATGTCACCTTCCCTGCGGCTTTTGTGATCGGAGCAGTGGGCTACCACCTGGAGTGGTTCATCAGGGGGACGCCCAACACCCGAGATGAAGAGAGAAGTATCTTTGAactgagggaggaaagaaaactgcaggaacAAGTGGGTAAAGACAGCACTCAGGTGATCAGCCTTAAAGACAAACTGGAATTCACACCTAAAGCAGCTCTGAACAGGAACCGGCCTGAAAAGAGCATTGGTGTGGCGGATTAG